One window of Flavobacterium dauae genomic DNA carries:
- the rpoB gene encoding DNA-directed RNA polymerase subunit beta, whose product MITNHTERLNFASTKNIPAYPDFLDIQVKSFKDFFQLETKSDERGNEGLYKTFMENFPITDTRNQFVLEFLDYFVDPPRYSIEECIDRGLTYSVPLKARLKLYCTDPEHEDFETIVQDVYLGTIPYMTPSGTFVINGAERVVVSQLHRSPGVFFGQSFHANGTKLYSARIIPFKGSWIEFATDINSVMYAYIDRKKKLPVTTLFRAIGFERDKDILEIFDLAEEIKVSKTGLKKYIGRRLAARVLNVWHEDFVDEDTGEVVTIPRTEIILDRDIVLDKDNVEEIIEADVKTILLHKEDSNLADYTIIHNTLQKDPTNSEKEAVEYIYRQLRNALPPDEETARGIIDKLFFSDQRYNLGDVGRYRMNKKLNLNTPIDKQVLTKEDIITIVKYLIELINSKAEIDDIDHLSNRRVRTVGEQLSAQFGVGLARMARTIRERMNVRDNEVFTPIDLINAKTLSSVINSFFGTNQLSQFMDQTNPLAEITHKRRLSALGPGGLSRERAGFEVRDVHYTHYGRLCPIETPEGPNIGLISSLAVYAKVNGMGFIETPYRKVENGVLNLTEAPVYLSAEEEEEKLIAQATVNVAKDGTIEDERVVAKQDADFPVVEPKELNYADVAPNQIASISASLIPFLEHDDANRALMGSNMMRQAVPLLRPESPIVGTGLEKQVATDSRVLINAEGEGEVVYVDAQKITIKYDRTDDERLVSFDADEKTYNLIKFRKTNQSTSINLKPIVRTGDRVTKGQVLCEGYATQAGELALGRNLQVAFMPWKGYNFEDAIVISERVVRDDIFTSIHIDDYTLEVRDTKLGSEELTNDIPNVSEEATKDLDENGMIRIGAEVKPGDILIGKITPKGESDPTPEEKLLRAIFGDKAGDVKDASLKASPSLRGVVLDKKLFARAVKDKRKRSKDKEDIALLDTQFEVKFNELKDRLVDKLFHLVNGKTSQGVMNDLGEEVLPKGKKYTLKMLHAVEDFTHLTKGQWTTDDYTNDLITDLVHNYKIKLNDIQGVLRREKFMITVGDELPSGILKLAKVYIAKKRKLRVGDKMAGRHGNKGIVAKIVRDEDMPFLEDGTPVDIVLNPLGVPSRMNIGQIYETVLGWAGKKLGKKYATPIFDGASLEEINALTDEAGVPRFGHTYLYDGGTGERFDQKATVGVIYMLKLGHMVDDKMHARSIGPYSLITQQPLGGKALFGGQRFGEMEVWALEAYGASSTLREILTVKSDDVIGRAKTYEAIVKGEPMPEPGLPESFNVLMHELKGLGLDIRLEE is encoded by the coding sequence ATGATTACAAATCATACTGAAAGGTTAAATTTTGCCTCTACAAAAAATATTCCTGCTTATCCAGACTTTCTAGATATTCAGGTAAAATCATTTAAAGATTTTTTTCAATTAGAAACAAAATCTGATGAAAGAGGTAACGAAGGTTTATACAAAACCTTCATGGAAAATTTCCCAATTACGGATACTCGCAATCAATTCGTTTTGGAATTTTTAGACTATTTCGTTGATCCTCCTCGTTATTCAATCGAAGAATGTATTGATAGAGGTTTAACGTATAGTGTACCTCTTAAAGCTCGCTTAAAACTATATTGTACAGACCCGGAACACGAAGATTTTGAAACAATTGTTCAAGATGTGTATTTAGGTACTATACCATATATGACACCAAGTGGAACTTTTGTGATTAACGGTGCAGAACGCGTTGTTGTTTCGCAATTACATAGATCACCGGGTGTTTTCTTCGGTCAGTCATTCCACGCTAACGGTACTAAGTTGTATTCTGCACGTATTATTCCTTTCAAGGGTTCTTGGATCGAATTTGCTACCGACATCAACAGTGTAATGTACGCGTACATTGATCGTAAGAAAAAATTACCTGTAACTACTTTATTCCGTGCAATTGGTTTTGAAAGAGATAAGGATATCTTAGAGATTTTTGACCTTGCCGAAGAAATTAAAGTATCTAAAACAGGATTAAAAAAATACATTGGCCGTCGTTTGGCTGCACGTGTATTAAATGTTTGGCATGAGGATTTCGTTGATGAAGATACAGGTGAGGTTGTAACGATACCACGTACCGAAATTATTTTAGACCGTGATATTGTTCTTGATAAAGACAATGTTGAGGAAATTATAGAGGCAGACGTTAAAACAATTCTTTTACATAAAGAAGACAGTAACCTTGCCGATTATACCATTATTCACAACACGCTTCAAAAAGATCCAACAAACTCTGAGAAAGAAGCTGTAGAATATATTTACCGTCAATTAAGAAACGCATTACCTCCTGATGAAGAAACAGCAAGAGGTATCATAGATAAATTATTCTTCTCTGACCAACGTTACAATTTAGGTGATGTAGGTCGTTACAGAATGAATAAAAAATTGAATTTAAATACGCCGATTGATAAACAGGTTTTAACAAAAGAAGACATCATCACGATTGTTAAATATTTGATCGAGCTTATTAATTCAAAAGCAGAGATCGATGATATCGATCACTTGTCAAACCGTCGTGTACGTACAGTTGGCGAGCAGTTATCGGCACAATTTGGTGTTGGTTTAGCACGTATGGCACGTACCATTCGCGAGCGTATGAACGTTCGTGATAACGAGGTTTTTACCCCAATCGATTTGATTAATGCAAAAACATTGTCATCGGTTATCAACTCATTCTTCGGAACAAACCAGTTGTCTCAGTTCATGGATCAAACTAATCCATTGGCAGAGATCACGCACAAACGTCGTTTATCGGCATTAGGACCAGGTGGTCTTTCTCGTGAAAGAGCAGGATTCGAGGTTCGTGACGTTCACTATACGCACTACGGTCGTTTATGTCCGATTGAAACTCCAGAGGGACCAAACATTGGTTTGATTTCATCTTTGGCAGTTTACGCGAAAGTTAATGGAATGGGATTCATTGAAACACCGTACCGTAAAGTAGAAAACGGTGTGTTGAATTTAACTGAAGCTCCGGTTTATTTATCGGCAGAAGAAGAAGAAGAAAAATTAATTGCACAAGCAACCGTTAATGTTGCTAAAGACGGAACTATTGAAGACGAAAGAGTAGTAGCAAAACAAGATGCCGATTTCCCGGTAGTTGAACCAAAAGAGTTAAACTATGCCGACGTTGCACCTAATCAAATTGCATCTATTTCTGCATCGTTAATTCCGTTCTTAGAACACGATGATGCCAACCGTGCGTTGATGGGATCAAACATGATGCGTCAGGCAGTACCTTTATTGCGTCCGGAATCTCCAATTGTTGGTACCGGATTAGAAAAACAAGTTGCTACCGATTCTCGTGTATTGATTAATGCAGAAGGCGAAGGGGAAGTTGTTTATGTAGATGCACAGAAAATTACTATTAAATACGACCGTACTGATGACGAGCGTTTAGTAAGTTTTGATGCTGACGAGAAAACATACAACTTAATAAAATTCCGTAAAACCAACCAAAGTACATCTATTAACTTAAAACCAATTGTTCGCACAGGTGACCGCGTTACTAAAGGACAGGTTTTATGTGAAGGATATGCTACACAAGCTGGTGAATTGGCTTTAGGACGTAACTTACAAGTAGCGTTTATGCCGTGGAAAGGTTATAACTTTGAGGATGCAATTGTAATTTCAGAGCGTGTTGTACGCGACGATATTTTTACATCGATCCATATTGATGATTATACGTTAGAAGTTCGTGATACCAAATTAGGATCAGAAGAATTAACGAATGACATTCCAAACGTTTCAGAAGAAGCTACTAAAGATTTAGATGAAAACGGAATGATCCGTATTGGTGCCGAAGTAAAACCTGGCGATATCTTAATTGGTAAAATTACACCAAAAGGAGAATCAGATCCAACACCGGAAGAAAAATTATTACGTGCAATTTTTGGTGATAAAGCGGGCGATGTTAAAGACGCATCGTTAAAAGCTTCTCCATCGTTACGCGGTGTGGTTTTAGATAAAAAATTATTTGCCCGTGCGGTAAAAGATAAACGCAAACGTTCTAAAGACAAAGAAGATATTGCTTTGTTAGATACACAGTTTGAAGTTAAATTCAACGAATTAAAAGATCGTTTGGTTGATAAATTATTCCACTTGGTAAATGGTAAAACATCGCAAGGTGTAATGAACGATTTAGGTGAAGAAGTATTGCCAAAAGGTAAAAAATATACCCTGAAAATGTTACACGCCGTTGAAGATTTTACACATTTAACAAAAGGTCAATGGACAACTGATGATTATACAAATGATTTAATTACCGATTTAGTTCACAACTATAAAATTAAATTAAACGACATTCAAGGAGTATTGCGTCGCGAAAAATTTATGATTACAGTTGGTGATGAATTACCATCGGGAATCTTAAAATTAGCTAAAGTTTACATTGCCAAAAAACGTAAATTACGTGTGGGTGATAAAATGGCGGGTCGTCACGGAAATAAAGGTATCGTTGCAAAAATCGTTCGCGATGAAGACATGCCTTTCTTAGAAGACGGAACTCCGGTTGATATCGTATTAAACCCACTTGGTGTACCATCTCGTATGAACATCGGTCAGATTTACGAAACCGTTTTAGGATGGGCAGGTAAAAAATTAGGTAAAAAATACGCAACGCCAATTTTCGATGGTGCTTCATTAGAAGAAATCAACGCATTAACAGACGAAGCTGGCGTACCACGTTTTGGTCACACGTATTTGTATGATGGTGGAACAGGTGAGCGTTTCGATCAAAAAGCAACAGTGGGTGTAATTTACATGTTGAAATTAGGACACATGGTTGATGATAAAATGCACGCACGTTCTATTGGTCCGTACTCTTTAATTACGCAACAGCCTTTAGGAGGTAAAGCGTTATTTGGAGGTCAGCGTTTTGGAGAGATGGAGGTTTGGGCTCTTGAAGCTTATGGCGCGTCTTCAACATTACGTGAGATATTGACTGTTAAATCGGATGACGTTATTGGTAGAGCTAAAACGTACGAAGCAATCGTAAAAGGCGAACCAATGCCAGAACCAGGATTACCGGAATCATTCAATGTATTGATGCACGAGTTAAAAGGACTTGGTTTAGATATCAGATTAGAAGAATAA
- the rplL gene encoding 50S ribosomal protein L7/L12, which yields MADLKQFAEQLVNLTVKEVNELATILKDEYGIEPAAAAVVVAGGGEAAAAEEQTEFTVVLKEAGASKLAVVKAVKELTGLGLKEAKDLVDGTPANVKEGVSKDEAEGLKKALEEAGAVVELK from the coding sequence ATGGCAGATTTGAAACAATTCGCAGAGCAATTAGTTAACTTAACAGTTAAAGAAGTTAACGAATTAGCAACTATATTAAAAGATGAGTATGGTATCGAACCAGCTGCTGCTGCAGTTGTAGTAGCAGGTGGTGGTGAAGCTGCTGCTGCTGAAGAGCAAACTGAATTTACAGTTGTATTAAAAGAAGCTGGTGCTTCTAAATTAGCTGTAGTTAAAGCTGTTAAAGAATTAACAGGTTTAGGATTAAAAGAAGCTAAAGATTTAGTAGATGGTACTCCAGCAAACGTTAAAGAAGGTGTTTCTAAAGACGAAGCTGAAGGATTGAAAAAAGCATTAGAAGAAGCTGGTGCTGTGGTTGAGTTAAAATAA
- the rplJ gene encoding 50S ribosomal protein L10, whose amino-acid sequence MTREEKSIAIQDLTAQLADTKIVYVADISGLNAATTSDLRRACFKAGIKLEVVKNTLLAKAMEASENEYGDLPSILKGNSAIMIAEAANGPAKVIKEFRKKGTKPELKGAYINEEVYIGDNQLDSLVAIKSKEEVIGEIIGLLQSPAQRVISALKNQFKDEE is encoded by the coding sequence ATGACTAGAGAAGAAAAATCAATTGCGATTCAAGATTTAACTGCACAGTTAGCTGACACTAAAATTGTTTACGTTGCAGATATTTCTGGATTAAATGCAGCTACTACTTCAGATTTACGTAGAGCTTGTTTTAAAGCAGGTATCAAGTTAGAAGTAGTTAAGAACACATTGCTTGCAAAAGCAATGGAAGCATCAGAAAACGAGTATGGTGATTTACCTTCTATTTTAAAAGGAAACAGTGCTATTATGATTGCAGAGGCTGCTAACGGTCCTGCTAAAGTTATAAAAGAATTCCGTAAAAAAGGTACAAAACCAGAATTAAAAGGAGCTTACATCAACGAAGAAGTTTACATTGGCGATAACCAATTAGATTCTTTAGTTGCAATTAAGTCTAAAGAAGAGGTAATTGGCGAAATCATTGGATTATTACAATCACCTGCTCAAAGAGTTATTTCGGCTCTTAAAAATCAATTTAAAGACGAAGAATAG